From Micromonospora echinospora:
CGGCGAAGCGCTCGATCAGGATGGCCCGCGCCCCGTCGAGCGCTGCCGCGGCGTCCGCGACGCCCTTGTCCGGGTCGGCGAACCCGGCGGCGACCGCCTTCGGGTCCTGCGTCGGGTCGGACAGCAGCGTGTCCGCGAGCGGCTCCAGCCCGGCCTCGCGGGCGATCTGCGCGCGGGTGCGCCGCTTCGGCTTGTAGGGCAGGTAGATGTCCTCCAGGCGCGACTTCGAGTCGGCGGCGAGGATCTGCGCCTCCAGCGCCTCGTCGAGCTTGCCCTGGCTGCGGATCGACTCCAGCACCGCCGCGCGCCGCTCGTCCAGCTCGCGCAGGTAGCGCAGGCGCTCCTCCAGCGTGCGCAGCTGCGCGTCGTCGAGCAGGCCGGTGGCCTCCTTGCGGTAGCGGGCGATGAACGGCACTGTGGCGCCGCCGTCGAGCAGCTCGACTGCTGCCCGCACCTGACGTTCGGCGACGCCGAGTTCCTCGGCGATCCGCTGGTGCACTGACTGGGTCACGATTGTCATCCGCCTTCTCGGGTGGGTTCCGCCCTGCATTGTGCCGTTCGCCTCTGACCGGCTGTGCCCGGCCCGCCGCCGTCTGCGCTAGCGTGGCGATCATGGAGGCACCTGCGGATCCGCGGGCCCGGCGGCTCTTCGGGGGCAGCGCCCGGGCGCTCGGCGACCTGGCCGCCGGCCCGTTCCGGGCCGACCGGGACCGGATCGTCGGCTCGCCGTTCTTCGCCCGGCTGAACGGTGTCACCCAGGTGATCAGTCCCGGCGGATCGGGGCTGCTGGTGCACAACCGGCTCACCCACAGCCTGAAGGTGGCCCAGGTGGCCCGGGCGATCGCGGAGCGGCTGACGGCCGACCCGGCGTACCGGGACCTGCTGGACAAGCTCGGCGGCTGCGACCCGGAGGTGGTGGAGGCGGCCGCGCTCGCGCACGACCTCGGCCACCCGCCGTTCGGGCATCTGGGGGAGCGGGTGCTGGACCGGCTGGCCCGGCAGCGGCTCGGGCTGGCCGACGGCTTCGAGGGCAACGCCCAGTCGTACCGGATCGTCACCAGCACCGAGATCCGCGGCGCGGCGACGACCGGGCTGGACCTGACCGCCGCGGTCCGGGCCGCGATGCTGAAGTACCCGTGGACGCGGCTGGACCACCCCGACCCGCACCCGCGGCACCTCGACCCGGCGCCCCGGGGCGCGGCGGCGCCGCCGGAGGATCCGGAGAGCGGGTCGGTGAAGTTCGGCGCGTACCGCACCGAGCTGGACGACCTGCGTCAGGCGCGGGAGCCGTTCGCCGGGCGGATCCCGGACTGGCAGCAGACCCCCGAGGCGTCGGTGATGGACACCGCCGACGACATCGCGTACGCGATCCACGACGTCGAGGACTTCTACCGCGTCGGTGTGCTCCAGCAGGGCGCGGTGGCGGCCGAGCTGATGGCATGGCAGCGCGAGTGCGGGCACCTGCGGTCGATCACCGCCCCGGCGCTGGAGGGGGCGGGCCGGCGGCCGGGAGCCGCGATCGAGCGGCTGCGCCGGCAACTGCACCGCAAGGACGCCTGGATCGCCGACGACGAGGCGTTCGCCGCCGCTGTCGAGCACGTCCGCGAGGAACTGGTGGAGGGGCTGCTGGCGTTGCCGTTCGACGGCTCGATCGAGGCGGAGCAGTACGTCGCCCGGTTCTCCGCCCGCTGGACCACTCGCTTCGTGGACGCCATCACGGTGACCCCGGAGCCGCACGTCCGCTCCGGGTACGTGCTGCTGACCAAGGCGCAGTGGCACGAGGTGCAGGTGCTCAAGTTCGTCCACCACCGGTTCGTGCTGGCCCGCCCGGACCTGGCGCTGCACCAGCGCGGCCAGGCCCGGCTGCTGGGCACGCTGGTGGAGGCGCTCTGGGAGTGGCTGCTGGACCCGGACGAGGAGTCCCGGCTGCCGCGCCGGCTGCACGACCTGGTCGAGCTGGCCGAGGCGGAGCTGCACCCGCGTACCCCGGACCGGATCGGCCGGGCCCGAGGCCGGGCGATCATCGACTTCGTCGCGCAGCTCACCGACGGCCAGGCGGTGGCGATGCTGGACGCGCTGTCGGGCCGTTCGGGCGCCTTGTGGACGGACGCCTTCGTGTTGTGACCCCCCGGGTCAGCGGAGCCCGCTGCCCTCGGCCGGTGAGCGATCAGTCGGCCCCGTGTCCCGCGGTGGCGGCGAGGCGGTCG
This genomic window contains:
- a CDS encoding deoxyguanosinetriphosphate triphosphohydrolase family protein, giving the protein MEAPADPRARRLFGGSARALGDLAAGPFRADRDRIVGSPFFARLNGVTQVISPGGSGLLVHNRLTHSLKVAQVARAIAERLTADPAYRDLLDKLGGCDPEVVEAAALAHDLGHPPFGHLGERVLDRLARQRLGLADGFEGNAQSYRIVTSTEIRGAATTGLDLTAAVRAAMLKYPWTRLDHPDPHPRHLDPAPRGAAAPPEDPESGSVKFGAYRTELDDLRQAREPFAGRIPDWQQTPEASVMDTADDIAYAIHDVEDFYRVGVLQQGAVAAELMAWQRECGHLRSITAPALEGAGRRPGAAIERLRRQLHRKDAWIADDEAFAAAVEHVREELVEGLLALPFDGSIEAEQYVARFSARWTTRFVDAITVTPEPHVRSGYVLLTKAQWHEVQVLKFVHHRFVLARPDLALHQRGQARLLGTLVEALWEWLLDPDEESRLPRRLHDLVELAEAELHPRTPDRIGRARGRAIIDFVAQLTDGQAVAMLDALSGRSGALWTDAFVL